The Ancylothrix sp. D3o sequence ATAACCAGAAGTTTGTAAACTATTCACCAAGTCATTCACCGCCGTTTCCGAATTCGTACTATCTTGAATTGCCACCCTCATAGTTCGCGGCTCAATAACTTTATAAGACTCATTATCTGTGCCGGTTTCAAAATGTTGGGATTTAATCGCATCAATTCCATTAAAATCGGGCAACCAATAACTCGCCTGATATTGTTTCGGATCACTAAACTCGCCTGGTAACATTAACATTTGCACATTAGAGCGCTGAAGTTCCGAAGCAAAACCAACCAAAGCCACCAACTCTTCTATCGTTAAATTTGTATCTATATGTTCTTGAATCACCGAAACAATTTTAGGCAAACGTACTATTGTTGCTGGATTTAACGTTTGCTCCATCAAAGCTCTCATCAGAATTTGTTGGCGCTGAATTCTGCCAATATCTCCCAATTCATCATATCTAAAACGCAAAAACTGTAACGCTTGATTACCATTTAATCTTTGCTTACCGGCCTTGAGATCAATATACAAATGTTGCGAATCATCCTTGTATTTCATATCTTTGAGAACGTGAATTTCCACACCTCCCAAAGCATCCACTAATTTCTCTACCGCTTGCACATTAACCCGCACATAACGGTCAACTGCAACACCTCCCATAAGTTCGCCGATAGCTTTAGCGCTTAAAGCCGGCCCCCCATAATAATTTGCTTCATTAATTTTCGTCACTCCTACCCCTTCCACCAAAGTCCGCGTATCTCTGGGAATCGAAAGTACAGCCAATTTTTTTGTTTCAGGATTAAATCTCACCAGCAGCATTGTATCTGCTAAACCGTCTAAAGAATTGACCAAAGCTTGATATCCCACATTTGGCTGAGGATTTTTTTCTAAATCGCTGGTGAGGACTTTTGTGCCAAGCAGTAAAATATTTACCGGACGAGTTAACTCTGGCATCCGCATACTCATAGAAGTAGAAATGCGTTCCCCAGATCCAAATACGGCTGCTTCTTCAGGGCTAAGCCTACTTTGCATAAGCGGTGTACTCGAAAGCGACACCGCCAATAAAGCACCGGCGGTAGCTGAAAGCATCGCCACGCCGGTTAAACCTAAACCCAGCCACATCCAATGTCCGCGAGTTGTGCTTTTGCTCTTGTTGCGGTTAATGGGTAGGGAAGGTTGCGGACTAGACGGTTGATTGGGGATATTTTGAGCAGACACAAAGGAAACCTCACACACACAAAAAAAGGGGCCAGACAAAACATTGAAATGTGAAAAGAAAACACCGAACAAGGAAAAATTAAGTGCTTTTCACGATACATCCTCTATTTTTAGGGAAGCCGGTCGCTCAAGTCACTAAACCCAGGCAACCAAATCGGCTGCCGTTTCCACACACGATACATGAGAGCAACACTGATGACAAAATAGCTAGAAGTTACGACACTACTCATTATTAACAGGGGAAGTGTCATAAATTCCGCAGATTTAGCGCTTGTTTCCAGCAGCAGGTAGGAACTGAGCCACACAAAGGCCAAAGTACAAGCCAGCCGGCTAACGGCGCGTTCTTGAGGGTTGCCTTTGCGCTGGTAAAGCGTCCAGACGGCAGGAAAAAAGCCAAGGACGGGAACCAGATACAAGTATAGGTTTAAGTGCTTAGGGTCGCTGTTGTCAAATTTGTTGTTTGTCATTTGTCATTTGTCATTTGTTAGGGGGATGGGGGGATGGCAGATCATATTGCCTACCCCACAGTGGAGCAGGCATCTTGCCTGCTTGCTGGCTTGCCTGCTTGCCTCATTTACCCAGTCCACCAGGCGAGGGCGTAGGGTTGAGTGGGTTCGTTGACTTGTTGAGAGAACTGGACTCGAATTTTATACCGGCCTGCTTTCGGAACCTGGAAAAATATATGCTCCACGCTGTCTACTTGACTTTGAGAAGCGGTTATCTTTCTGGCAGGGTCGTTTTCT is a genomic window containing:
- a CDS encoding LCP family protein; translated protein: MSAQNIPNQPSSPQPSLPINRNKSKSTTRGHWMWLGLGLTGVAMLSATAGALLAVSLSSTPLMQSRLSPEEAAVFGSGERISTSMSMRMPELTRPVNILLLGTKVLTSDLEKNPQPNVGYQALVNSLDGLADTMLLVRFNPETKKLAVLSIPRDTRTLVEGVGVTKINEANYYGGPALSAKAIGELMGGVAVDRYVRVNVQAVEKLVDALGGVEIHVLKDMKYKDDSQHLYIDLKAGKQRLNGNQALQFLRFRYDELGDIGRIQRQQILMRALMEQTLNPATIVRLPKIVSVIQEHIDTNLTIEELVALVGFASELQRSNVQMLMLPGEFSDPKQYQASYWLPDFNGIDAIKSQHFETGTDNESYKVIEPRTMRVAIQDSTNSETAVNDLVNSLQTSGYRNVVIAKPWNEPLKVTRIVAQSGNMEAANAVRDSLGFGEVRVESTGALRTDVTIQVGEDWLEQQNQNKPAGTW